CGGCGGCTTGTCCGGCCCGATCAGCCAGAGCGGCATTCTGAACAGCGTGTCCTTCTGCCCTTTAATGGAGAGCGGCACGAAGGGGAAGAGATAAGGAACGCCGAAGGATCTCAGGCTGCTCATATGCGCCACCAGCAGGATCAGGCCCAGTGTAATTCCATAGAAGCCGAATATACTGGCCATGATCAGAAAAGCAAACCGGATAATTCTCCCGGCAATCGCCAGGTTGTACGCCGGAAGCGCAAAGCTGGCAATCCCGGTCAACGCCACTACGATGACCATGATAGGCGCAATAATCCCGGCCTCGACCACCGCCGTTCCCAGGATAAGCGCACCGACCACAGAGACCGTCTGCCCGATGGCGCGCGGCATACGTACTCCGGCTTCGCGCAGGATTTCAAAGGCCAGCTCCATCAAGAGCAGCTCTACAAAGGCCGGGAACGGCACATTCTCCCGCTGGGAGAGCAGGTTGATCAGCAGCGTGGTCGGAATCATCTCATAATGATAGGTAGTCAGCGCAAGGTACACCGAAGGCCCCAGAATCAGCACGAGGAAGCTCAAATAACGGACCAGCCGCATCAATATGGTAATATCGAACCGCTGGGAATAATCCTCGGCAGATTGAAAAAATTGTGTAAACACCGCAGGAAGAATCAGCACAAACGGCGTGCCGTCCACAATAATGACCACCCGGCCTTCGAGCAGATTACCCGCTGCCACATCCGGCCGTTCCGTGTTGTAGATTGTCGGAAAAGGTGTGAATGTCTTGTCCTGGATTAATTCCTCAATGTACCCGGATTCCAGAATCTCATTCATGACAATTTTGTTCAGCCGGTCTCTGGCTTCATGGATCAGATCCTCCCCCGCAATCCCTTCCATGTACATCAGTGCTACATGGGTATGGGTCTCAGAGCCGATTTTCATGACTTCCAGGCGCAGCTTGGCGGATTTAATTCTGCGGCGGATCAGCGAGATGTTCGTGGCCACCGACTCGACGAATCCGTCCTTTGGCCCCCGGACCACGAGCTGGGAGGATGGCTCACTGACCGCCCGCTGCTCCCCGCCCCTGGTCCCGCACAGAATTGCTGCCCGGCAGCCCTCCAGCAAAATTACTGTGTCCCCGGAGAGAATAGCAAGCATGATCTCCTTCCAATCCTCCTGCAGCTCCGCGTTACCTATCTCCATAGCGCGGCTAAGGATCTGCTGCGGGAGCGAAGCTTGTTCCCGGGGACTGTCAGCGCCGCCAGCCGTGCTGCCGGGGAACAGCTCCTCCGTATGATTCAAGAGCGAGCCCAGCACGAATTCATTCACAGCCGCAGAGTCCGCCAGCCCGCTCAGATGAACAGCGGCCGCTTGCAGCCGGCGTTCTCCTCCGATCTGGATTCTGCGAATCTGAAGATCCGGGCTGTCACCAAGCTCCGTCTGAATGTGGAGCAGACTTTGAGCGACCGTATCTGCAAGACCCAAGGGAACGCCGCTCTGCGGCCGTACCGATTCCGGTGCAGTCTCTGCTCCCGCCTTCTGTGTTTTTCGGTTGGACCCTGATTTCATACCCGCTCCTCCTCCCTGATTCCATACAGGGTTCTATTATTCGCGGATATGCCTGCCATTATTCGGCTTTTCTTTCATGCTCAGGCTCATACTGGCTCTGAATTACATTAAAAATCCCCTGCATCTGACATGCAGGGGATTGCAAATAGTTCCATGGGAATCAGATATCAGATGTTCACTGAGCCGGTGTATACCACCTGGGCCGGGCCGGTCATATAGACATGATTGTCTTCCTCGTTCCATTCGATGAACAAGTCGCCGCCCTTCAGGCTGATGACCGCCGAGCGGTCCGTCACTCCGTTCAGCACGGAGGAGACCAGAGTCGCGCAGGCGCCTGTTCCACAGGCCAGGGTAGGACCGGCTCCGCGTTCCCAGACGCGCATATCCACGTGGCTGCGGTTCACCACGGTGGCGAATTCCACATTCACTTTGCGCGGGAAGAGCGGGTGAACCTCCAGCTTCGGTCCCCAGGCAGCAAGATCGAACGTTACGGCATCATCCACATAAATGACCGCATGCGGATTCCCCATGGAGACTGCGGTGAATCTGAACGCTGTGCCGTCCGCTTCAATCGGCTGGTCCAGCACAGGCTCCGCGTCAATCGCTACAGGAATCTGCAGTCCGGACAGAACCGGCTCGCCCATATCCACCGTC
The window above is part of the Paenibacillus sp. FSL H8-0048 genome. Proteins encoded here:
- a CDS encoding spore germination protein, with product MKSGSNRKTQKAGAETAPESVRPQSGVPLGLADTVAQSLLHIQTELGDSPDLQIRRIQIGGERRLQAAAVHLSGLADSAAVNEFVLGSLLNHTEELFPGSTAGGADSPREQASLPQQILSRAMEIGNAELQEDWKEIMLAILSGDTVILLEGCRAAILCGTRGGEQRAVSEPSSQLVVRGPKDGFVESVATNISLIRRRIKSAKLRLEVMKIGSETHTHVALMYMEGIAGEDLIHEARDRLNKIVMNEILESGYIEELIQDKTFTPFPTIYNTERPDVAAGNLLEGRVVIIVDGTPFVLILPAVFTQFFQSAEDYSQRFDITILMRLVRYLSFLVLILGPSVYLALTTYHYEMIPTTLLINLLSQRENVPFPAFVELLLMELAFEILREAGVRMPRAIGQTVSVVGALILGTAVVEAGIIAPIMVIVVALTGIASFALPAYNLAIAGRIIRFAFLIMASIFGFYGITLGLILLVAHMSSLRSFGVPYLFPFVPLSIKGQKDTLFRMPLWLIGPDKPPAQMREEMPDYMLLTTGHEEQLPPLIRKNARAKEENREE
- the dapF gene encoding diaminopimelate epimerase, which codes for MEFTKMHGLGNDFIIVFGEEELPGNAPELAVTLCNRFFGIGADGLVYILPSQRGDYMMRIMNSDGSEAEQCGNAIRCVSKYVYEHGLVESEQIVIETIGAGEQKVSLKVKDGIVESVTVDMGEPVLSGLQIPVAIDAEPVLDQPIEADGTAFRFTAVSMGNPHAVIYVDDAVTFDLAAWGPKLEVHPLFPRKVNVEFATVVNRSHVDMRVWERGAGPTLACGTGACATLVSSVLNGVTDRSAVISLKGGDLFIEWNEEDNHVYMTGPAQVVYTGSVNI